AGTATTGCTTCAGCCACACCTGTCACCTTTCACACCGGATTTGTCATCTCCGGTTCTTGTCCTTGAGGCTGTATACGTACGCGAGTATCTCTGCCACAGCCTTGAAAAGATGGACCGGGACGAAACCTCCGATCTTGCACGCCTTGTACAAAGCCCTTGCAAGAGGTTTGTTCTCTACGATTGCTACTCCATTTTCCAAAGCGATCTTCTTGATCTTCTCAGCCAGGAGTTTCCTGCCCTTGGCTACGACTTTCGGAGACTGCATGCCCTGGGAATATTTTATAGCTATGGCGAAGCTCGTCGGATTCGTAATGACTGCGTCGGCAGTCTTTACGTCTTCCATCATGCGGCGCCTGGACATCTCCCTCTGGATGCTCCTGACTCTCTCCCTTACAAGGGGGTCCCCCTCGGTCTCCTTCAACTCGTCCTTTACTTCCTTCAGTGTCATTTTTATCGATTTCTCGTGCTGCCAGTACTGAAACGCGTAATCCAGCGCGGCCACGATTACCATCACGACGAGGGCTCGGACTACTACGATCAACGCTACCTGCAGGTACGTACCTATCAGGTCGGGTGATGAAGACATCGAAAGAGCGAGTATCCTGTCTATCGTGGGACGCAGGCCTCTATACGCGATGTAGGAGATCACCCCGATCTTGATGAGCCCCTTCATAGTCTCGATCACGGATTTCCATGAGAATATCCTCTTGAAGCCTTCGAGAGGATTGATCCTTTCGAGCTTTGGTGTAAGAACGTTCGTGGTCACATGGAATCCGACCTGACTGAGATTCACTCCCAGCCCGGCCACGATGATCCCGAGAAATACGGGAAGGACTATCGAAAAAAACGAACTAAAAAGGCCTTTGGCTATCGAAACGATATTAGCTATTTCTACGGTCGCGGGCGAAGTGTTGAATGAACTTCTGAATATATGTTCTATTCCAGACACGATGTGTCCATGCAGTCCGAGAAGAAGCATGGTGCCGGTGGCAAGAATGATAAGCGAATTGACCTCCTGGCTTCTCGCCACCTGCCCCTTGTCTCGAGCCTCGCGTCTCCGCTTGGGAGATGCCGATTCAGTCTTCTCGCCTGCTCCACTGCTTTCAGCCATGCTTCACCTCCTTCCGGTCAGGAACCGAGTACTGCAGCCAGATCGACCGGGATTCTTCTGAAAAGGTCGATAAGCGCTTTCGTGATGTAGGGCACAGATAATACGAGGCCAAGCAGCCCCACGAACAATTTCAACGGAAATCCGACTATAAAGATGTTCATCTGGGGAACGGTCCTCGCGATCACTCCAAGAATCGTACTGACAAGCAGAAGGAGGACGATCATTGACGCCGCGAGTTGGACTGCCACGGTAAAGATGCTGCCTGAGAGTTCAATGAAAGATCTCAGGCTTTTAAAGGGGAATGTCATCGCGCCCGCTGGAAAATAATCGTAGGAATCGAGCATGCCGTTTATGAGCATATGGTGGCCGTCGATAGAAAGAAAAATGACGATCGCGAACATGTAATAAAACTGGGACACTACCGATATGTCGCCCCCCGCGGTCGGATCGACGATGTTGGCCAGTCCGAGCCCCATCTGCGCTCCGATCAACTGCCCCCAGAGCATGACCGAATAAAAGATAAACCCAGTGGTAAGGCCGAGAACCAGGCCTATCATTACCTCGCTTCCCACTCCCAACATCAATCCCCCCGCGGTCGCCAGCCTGGCGTTCTGCTCCAGTGGATGGATCACCATACTGAGAAGGACCGCGAGAATGACGGCGAACCCTATCTTCCACTGTGAAGGTAAGAACTTGGCACCGAACACGGGCATAACGAAAATAATGGTAGCGACCCTTACAAGAATAAGGAGAAACCAGATCATATCGGATATGTTGTAGCTGAGATCAAACATCTTTCCTCACTAAAGCTGTGCTATTCTGGTGAATATCTTCGTCATAAACGAGACCAGTATCCTGAGCATCCAGGGCATAAAGATCACGATCGCCAGTGATACGGCGAGGATCTTCGGAACAAACACAAGTGTCATCTCGTTGATCTGTGTGACCGCCTGGAATATCCCGATCAGCATCCCGACGATAAGGCCAAAAAGCAGCATCGGCGAAGCTACAAGCAGAGTCACGTAAAGCGCGTTTTTCCCGATCTCTATCACGGCATCAGTAGTCATCTCATCACCTATCCCAAAAATCCGGTTATAAGGGACTGGACCAGCAGGTGCCAACCGTCCACAAGGACGAAAAGCAATATCTTGAACGGCAGCGATATCATCACCGGGGGAAGCATCATCATACCCATAGACATCAGGACACTCGCCACGACCATATCTATGACCAGGAACGGCAGGTAAATAAGAAAACCGATCTGAAAGGCTGTTCTGAGTTCACTGATCACGAATGCTGGAATGAGGATAGAAGCCGACAGAGTCTCCGGAGTGACCGGCGCGTCCGCTCCCTTCATTTTCATGAATAAAGCTATATCCTTTTCCCTTGCATGCCCCAGCATAAACGTTCTGATCGGGACGAACCCTTTCTCTACCGCTTCGTCCCTCGTGATCTCCTCACTGAGATAAGGCTGAAGTGCAGTATCGTTGATCTCTGTGAAGGCCGGCATCATGATGACCGCCGTCAGAAAGATCGCAAGTCCTATAAGGAGTTGAGCCGGTGGCATCTGCTGGGTTCCCAGAGCCTGTCTTATGAAACTGAAGACTACAATTATCCTGGTAAAAGAGGTCATCATTACCAGGATTGCGGGAGCAAGAGAAAGGACTGTAAGTCCCAGAACGATCTCGACAGGCAGGCTGAGTCGTTTCTCTCCATCGCCTTCCTGTCCGGTCGTCAATCCAGGCAGGGATATATTACCCGTTCCTTGTCCTGATTGCTCCTGGGCAAATGCCGTCGTCGACAAGACGACGATCATCACAAGAACGACAACTGCAGGAATATGAATCTTTTTTCTTTCTTTCAAATCCGGTTCTCCATGCTCTCTCAATGATCCTCAAAGGGAAAAGCTTTCCCTGTATCAAGGGCAATTGATATGCCACAGCGGAGAGGAGGAAAATGAAGGAATCGGAGAGGAAAAATATTCCTCCCTGTGTATCATGCTGTCATCAAATGTGATGTGAAGGTGAATCAGAAAGTCAGGGGGAAGAATCTGCAGTACCCCGGGGATTGTTTCAGTCGGAAACAAAATCGGAGCTGAAAAACCGGCAAATAATCATCCTCTGGATGATCACTTGGCGCTCCGCTTCAACGCAGTGATGTCGGTGAGATGGCGGATGAAGTTCCTGGCCCTGGAATCGGGCTGCTCCGTCTCGATCTCGGAGGGCTCGAACTCGGCTATCGATGAGACCTGCTGAGGAGTGACGCCCAGAAGAAGGACCCTGCCGGCCACCTCGACCATGCACAACCGGCTGCGTTGCCCCAGGGTGCATGAGCCGATCACATTCATCGATTCGCTCCGCTTTCCTCCGCTCTTCATCATAAGCCGTTTCAGAAAGAAGATCGAAGCATATATCAGCATCGCAACGACAATAATCGCTGCTATGAGCCTGCCTGCGCTCGGTACGATCGAATCACTTTCCGAAGCGATGGCAACTCCTGGAGATATCATTATTACGAATGTCGTAACCGATCTGCATATATTCTTCATAGTCGCGCTCCTGCCATTACAAACGACTGATCAGGCGTGTGATCCTTATTGCAAAATTACCGTCCACCACCGTTACTTCACCTTCGGCGAAGAGTTTCTCGTTCAGGTACAGGTCAACCGTATCTCCGGCTTTCCTGTCGAGTTCCATAACCATTCCGGGATTGAGGTTCATGATCTCTTCGACAGATCTCTTCGATCTTCCCAGCTCGACCCTGACCGTCATATCGACATCCATAAGCATACTTATATTGTCGACACCGGTCGGCTGCTGCACATTCTGCGGGACGGCCGCAGCCGTAAATTCCTCCAGAACCTGCTCGGGAGCCACCCCGCCCTTTTCGAGCTCGTCAATCACGCTGGAAATCGATTCGTCGACCATGTCTTCACCTGTCCCGTCACTATCCGATAAATTCTGTCCGGCCAACTGGCCAGTTTCTGGACTATTTTCGGATTCTGAACCCGTTTCCATGTCCTCTGCTCCGGTTGACGCAACATCCGGACCATCCACATCACCGGCAAGGTCATTATCCCGGGCGGCATCCTGACCGGCAATATCCTCTACGATCTCTTCTCCTGTCGTATCAATATTGTCCGGTGTCTCAGTAGTTTTTTCAGTCGCCACCTCCGCCTCCTTCGATATTTACAGATGTCCATCTTACGGCTTTCTTGCCATTTACAAGACCGGGTATCCCCTTGAATTTTCTTTTTCCCTCGATGACAATATCCACCGGGTCCGTGACCCTGTTATCCAGCACTACTACATCACCTTCCCTTAGATTCCTTACCTTTGAAATCGGTATCCTGGTCTCTCCGATATCGACTCTCACCCCCAGAGATACTCTCCTCAATGTATCCTTCAATATCTCGACATCCTGCTGGCGTTCCTCAGGAGAGCGTTCGGGCTGTTCATCCACCGGATCGAGAAGTTCGATGACGGATTCAAACGACGA
This Candidatus Latescibacterota bacterium DNA region includes the following protein-coding sequences:
- the flhB gene encoding flagellar biosynthesis protein FlhB; the encoded protein is MAESSGAGEKTESASPKRRREARDKGQVARSQEVNSLIILATGTMLLLGLHGHIVSGIEHIFRSSFNTSPATVEIANIVSIAKGLFSSFFSIVLPVFLGIIVAGLGVNLSQVGFHVTTNVLTPKLERINPLEGFKRIFSWKSVIETMKGLIKIGVISYIAYRGLRPTIDRILALSMSSSPDLIGTYLQVALIVVVRALVVMVIVAALDYAFQYWQHEKSIKMTLKEVKDELKETEGDPLVRERVRSIQREMSRRRMMEDVKTADAVITNPTSFAIAIKYSQGMQSPKVVAKGRKLLAEKIKKIALENGVAIVENKPLARALYKACKIGGFVPVHLFKAVAEILAYVYSLKDKNRR
- the fliR gene encoding flagellar biosynthetic protein FliR, whose amino-acid sequence is MFDLSYNISDMIWFLLILVRVATIIFVMPVFGAKFLPSQWKIGFAVILAVLLSMVIHPLEQNARLATAGGLMLGVGSEVMIGLVLGLTTGFIFYSVMLWGQLIGAQMGLGLANIVDPTAGGDISVVSQFYYMFAIVIFLSIDGHHMLINGMLDSYDYFPAGAMTFPFKSLRSFIELSGSIFTVAVQLAASMIVLLLLVSTILGVIARTVPQMNIFIVGFPLKLFVGLLGLVLSVPYITKALIDLFRRIPVDLAAVLGS
- the fliQ gene encoding flagellar biosynthesis protein FliQ produces the protein MTTDAVIEIGKNALYVTLLVASPMLLFGLIVGMLIGIFQAVTQINEMTLVFVPKILAVSLAIVIFMPWMLRILVSFMTKIFTRIAQL
- the fliP gene encoding flagellar type III secretion system pore protein FliP (The bacterial flagellar biogenesis protein FliP forms a type III secretion system (T3SS)-type pore required for flagellar assembly.), with product MIVVLSTTAFAQEQSGQGTGNISLPGLTTGQEGDGEKRLSLPVEIVLGLTVLSLAPAILVMMTSFTRIIVVFSFIRQALGTQQMPPAQLLIGLAIFLTAVIMMPAFTEINDTALQPYLSEEITRDEAVEKGFVPIRTFMLGHAREKDIALFMKMKGADAPVTPETLSASILIPAFVISELRTAFQIGFLIYLPFLVIDMVVASVLMSMGMMMLPPVMISLPFKILLFVLVDGWHLLVQSLITGFLG
- the fliO gene encoding flagellar biosynthetic protein FliO — encoded protein: MKNICRSVTTFVIMISPGVAIASESDSIVPSAGRLIAAIIVVAMLIYASIFFLKRLMMKSGGKRSESMNVIGSCTLGQRSRLCMVEVAGRVLLLGVTPQQVSSIAEFEPSEIETEQPDSRARNFIRHLTDITALKRSAK
- a CDS encoding FliM/FliN family flagellar motor switch protein; amino-acid sequence: MATEKTTETPDNIDTTGEEIVEDIAGQDAARDNDLAGDVDGPDVASTGAEDMETGSESENSPETGQLAGQNLSDSDGTGEDMVDESISSVIDELEKGGVAPEQVLEEFTAAAVPQNVQQPTGVDNISMLMDVDMTVRVELGRSKRSVEEIMNLNPGMVMELDRKAGDTVDLYLNEKLFAEGEVTVVDGNFAIRITRLISRL